In Massilia violaceinigra, one DNA window encodes the following:
- a CDS encoding PaaI family thioesterase has product MSTQQQFTPESMNSFGAGTLPGYLGVEITRVGGGEVAARLEVKPHLLAPNGFLHAGTVITLADTAAGYACVANLPQGANSFTTIEIKSNHLGTARDGAIACVAKAAHLGKTTQVWDVVVTNEANGKTIALFRCTQMILYPK; this is encoded by the coding sequence ATGAGCACGCAGCAGCAGTTTACCCCTGAATCGATGAACAGTTTCGGCGCCGGCACGCTTCCCGGTTACTTGGGCGTGGAAATCACCCGGGTCGGCGGCGGCGAAGTGGCGGCGCGCCTGGAAGTGAAGCCGCACTTGCTCGCGCCCAACGGTTTTCTGCATGCCGGCACCGTCATCACCCTGGCCGATACCGCCGCCGGCTACGCCTGCGTGGCCAACCTGCCGCAAGGGGCGAACAGCTTCACCACCATTGAAATCAAGTCGAACCACCTGGGCACCGCGCGCGACGGGGCGATTGCCTGCGTGGCCAAGGCGGCCCACCTCGGCAAAACCACCCAGGTGTGGGATGTGGTGGTCACCAATGAAGCCAACGGCAAGACCATCGCCCTGTTCCGCTGCACCCAGATGATTTTGTATCCGAAGTAA